The Sorangiineae bacterium MSr11367 genome window below encodes:
- a CDS encoding dipeptidase, with protein sequence MRRLLAMLVDHLQGVLVARVSIVLFALVASTTGCNSPRATSAPSEDAAAPSLSSVQPAETLEQRAARVHKEAIIIDGHNDITMLMLAHDIDLADPEAKNKVVALQTDLPRMKAGGITGEFFSIYVEHTLAEKPTSLGGGPARRALDMIDRVYQQAERHPESLLMATRAEDVRKAKREGKVACLMGIEGGHAIENSLSTLREFHRLGVRYMTLTHTNTNDWADSAGINAAAATRHHGLSPFGEKVVREMQRIGMFVDISHVSDETAEHVLKIAKAPVIASHSSTRSIAPHRRNLSDDLLKALAKNGGVAMINFYSGFLDTKFGEAEEAYAERHKKELAELRERAKTDPVGAREARARLRASDPLPSVPFSVLIDHIEHVIAVAGIDHVGLGSDFDGVGAMPEGMEGIDSLPKITLELLRRGHSDEDVLKVLGGNFMRAFEAIEAYAKSTNTTLSGNGDTTLIESTMPDAGTGPMN encoded by the coding sequence ATGCGAAGGTTACTTGCCATGCTCGTCGATCATCTTCAAGGCGTGCTCGTTGCTCGTGTTTCGATTGTCCTCTTTGCGCTGGTCGCTTCGACAACAGGATGCAACTCACCGCGTGCCACATCGGCCCCTTCGGAGGACGCCGCAGCACCTTCGTTGTCGAGCGTACAGCCGGCGGAGACGCTCGAACAGCGTGCTGCGCGCGTTCACAAGGAAGCCATCATCATCGATGGCCACAACGACATCACGATGCTGATGCTCGCCCACGACATCGACCTGGCCGATCCTGAAGCCAAAAACAAGGTCGTCGCGCTGCAGACGGATCTACCGCGCATGAAGGCCGGCGGCATCACCGGCGAGTTTTTCTCGATTTACGTGGAGCACACGCTCGCAGAGAAGCCGACGTCCCTCGGTGGAGGGCCCGCGCGGCGCGCCCTCGACATGATCGACCGCGTCTACCAACAGGCCGAGCGCCATCCCGAGTCGCTTCTCATGGCCACGCGCGCGGAAGACGTTCGCAAGGCAAAGCGGGAGGGCAAGGTCGCGTGCCTCATGGGCATCGAGGGTGGACACGCCATCGAGAACTCGCTCAGCACACTGCGTGAGTTCCACCGGCTCGGGGTGCGTTACATGACGCTGACGCACACCAACACGAACGATTGGGCCGACTCCGCGGGCATCAATGCCGCCGCCGCAACGCGGCACCATGGCCTGAGCCCCTTCGGCGAAAAGGTGGTGCGCGAGATGCAGCGCATTGGCATGTTCGTCGACATTTCCCACGTGTCCGACGAGACAGCCGAGCACGTGCTGAAGATCGCGAAGGCCCCGGTCATCGCTTCGCACTCGTCGACGCGAAGCATCGCGCCACACCGGCGCAATCTGAGCGACGACCTGTTGAAGGCCCTCGCCAAGAACGGCGGGGTGGCCATGATCAATTTCTATTCGGGATTTCTCGATACCAAGTTCGGTGAGGCGGAAGAAGCTTACGCCGAGCGGCACAAGAAGGAGCTCGCCGAGCTTCGGGAGCGCGCCAAGACGGATCCCGTGGGGGCGCGGGAGGCGCGAGCACGCCTTCGGGCGAGCGATCCGCTTCCGAGCGTGCCCTTTTCGGTCCTCATCGATCACATCGAGCACGTCATCGCCGTGGCGGGCATCGATCATGTGGGGCTGGGTTCGGACTTCGATGGCGTCGGCGCGATGCCCGAGGGCATGGAGGGCATCGACAGCCTGCCGAAGATTACTTTGGAGCTTCTGCGGCGTGGTCACAGCGACGAGGACGTGCTCAAGGTCCTGGGCGGCAACTTCATGCGGGCCTTCGAGGCCATCGAGGCTTACGCCAAATCGACGAACACGACCCTGTCCGGCAACGGCGATACGACCTTGATCGAATCGACGATGCCGGACGCTGGTACGGGGCCGATGAACTGA
- a CDS encoding pyridoxal-dependent decarboxylase: MSNLYQRIVGWEQGVRSVPVTPRMSRSEIREELAPLDFSRPRDLGELVNRVADLLEKGAVHPNHPRYFGLFNPGVRRAGIVADALAALYNPQVAGWWHAPAACEIEAHTLAHLGRKIGLDPSTSFATFTTGGSEANLTGVLCGLAHAFPGYAKGGVAAAGKAPVFYGSDQAHDSFVKIARTTGLGENAFRRVRSDARQRLDVDDLVAQIARDRADGKSPFLVVATVGTTATGAIDPVAALAALCKAEGLWLHADAAWGGLALLSETRRAHVADLALADSITWDAHKTFPVPMGAGMFFARTQSPSEAVFSVHTAYVPDAEPGTIDLYQRTIQWSRRFIGLKIFLTLAELGDAGMTKLVEHQMRMGVHLREALAGAGFRLTNDSPLPIACFTRDGNGLKPAEIARRMAAEGHAWLSEVRLGTGAHWLRACITHHDTGPEDIRQLVAAVQNITTM, translated from the coding sequence ATGTCGAACCTGTACCAGCGCATCGTGGGATGGGAGCAGGGCGTACGGAGCGTGCCGGTCACACCGCGCATGTCGCGCAGCGAGATCCGCGAGGAGCTCGCCCCGTTGGACTTCTCGCGCCCGCGCGATCTCGGGGAGCTCGTGAACCGCGTGGCCGATCTGCTCGAGAAGGGCGCGGTGCATCCGAATCATCCGCGGTACTTCGGCCTGTTCAATCCGGGGGTGCGGCGCGCGGGCATCGTCGCCGATGCGCTGGCCGCCCTGTACAATCCGCAGGTGGCCGGCTGGTGGCATGCGCCGGCCGCGTGCGAAATCGAAGCGCACACCCTGGCGCATCTCGGGCGCAAAATAGGCCTCGATCCGTCCACGTCGTTTGCGACGTTCACCACGGGGGGCTCGGAGGCAAACCTCACGGGCGTGCTCTGCGGACTCGCGCACGCCTTTCCCGGATATGCAAAAGGCGGTGTGGCCGCGGCGGGGAAGGCGCCGGTGTTCTACGGCTCGGACCAAGCGCACGACTCGTTCGTCAAGATTGCGCGCACCACCGGCCTAGGGGAAAACGCCTTTCGCCGGGTGCGCAGCGATGCTCGTCAGAGGCTCGACGTCGACGATCTGGTTGCGCAGATCGCCCGCGATCGCGCCGACGGGAAATCCCCCTTTCTGGTGGTGGCCACGGTGGGCACGACCGCGACGGGGGCCATCGATCCGGTGGCCGCGCTCGCGGCGCTCTGCAAAGCCGAAGGCCTGTGGCTCCATGCCGATGCGGCATGGGGAGGGCTCGCCCTGCTTTCGGAGACACGGCGTGCGCACGTCGCCGACCTCGCCCTCGCCGACTCGATCACCTGGGATGCCCACAAGACATTCCCCGTGCCCATGGGCGCGGGCATGTTCTTCGCGCGCACCCAGTCCCCGAGCGAGGCGGTCTTCTCCGTACACACGGCATACGTGCCCGACGCCGAACCGGGAACCATCGACCTTTACCAACGGACCATCCAATGGTCGCGCCGGTTCATCGGTCTCAAGATTTTCCTCACGCTCGCAGAACTCGGCGATGCCGGCATGACGAAGCTCGTCGAGCATCAAATGCGCATGGGCGTGCACCTGCGCGAGGCGCTCGCCGGCGCCGGCTTTCGGCTGACCAACGATTCGCCGTTGCCCATCGCCTGTTTCACGCGCGACGGCAACGGCTTGAAACCCGCCGAGATCGCGCGGCGCATGGCCGCCGAAGGTCATGCATGGCTGTCCGAGGTGCGCTTGGGCACGGGGGCCCATTGGCTGCGGGCCTGTATTACGCACCACGACACGGGGCCGGAGGACATTCGCCAACTGGTTGCGGCGGTGCAAAACATTACAACCATGTAA
- a CDS encoding crotonase/enoyl-CoA hydratase family protein, which produces MSENKSEAGATTERKITTEKRGHVLLIGLDRPKKMNAFDVDMLRQLGDAFGVLEEDPELRVGVVFAHGDHFTAGLDLANVAPHVTEGKIVLGDGAIDPWGIHGTRRTKPTVIAVHGRCLTLGIELCLAQDIVVAAADTRFAQIEIKRGIYPFGGATFRLVHTAGWGNAMRWLLTGDEFGADEALRIGLVQEVVREGHPLERALAIAETIAAQAPLGVKATLESARRSIDEEAAVRELIPEIIRLMATEDAREGLMSFIERRTARFSGK; this is translated from the coding sequence ATGAGCGAGAACAAATCCGAGGCGGGTGCGACGACCGAGCGGAAGATCACCACCGAGAAGCGAGGGCATGTGCTTCTCATTGGGCTCGACCGGCCCAAGAAGATGAATGCGTTCGACGTCGACATGCTTCGCCAGTTGGGCGACGCCTTCGGCGTGCTCGAAGAGGATCCCGAGTTGCGCGTTGGCGTGGTTTTCGCGCATGGGGATCACTTCACCGCGGGCCTCGATTTGGCCAATGTGGCGCCGCACGTGACCGAGGGGAAGATCGTCTTGGGCGATGGCGCCATCGACCCCTGGGGGATCCATGGGACGCGCCGCACCAAGCCCACCGTCATTGCCGTGCATGGACGATGCCTCACGTTGGGCATCGAGCTATGCCTCGCCCAAGACATCGTGGTCGCGGCTGCGGATACGCGCTTTGCGCAAATCGAGATCAAGCGCGGCATCTACCCCTTTGGCGGGGCCACCTTCCGGCTCGTGCACACGGCAGGGTGGGGCAATGCGATGCGTTGGCTCCTCACCGGCGACGAGTTCGGCGCCGACGAGGCGTTGCGCATCGGTCTCGTGCAGGAGGTGGTGCGCGAAGGGCACCCGCTCGAGCGGGCCCTCGCCATCGCGGAGACCATTGCCGCGCAGGCGCCGCTCGGTGTCAAAGCCACCCTCGAATCGGCCCGTCGCTCCATCGATGAAGAGGCCGCTGTCCGCGAACTCATCCCCGAGATCATCCGCCTCATGGCCACCGAGGACGCCCGCGAAGGCCTCATGTCCTTCATCGAGCGCCGCACCGCGCGTTTCAGCGGCAAATAG
- a CDS encoding TetR/AcrR family transcriptional regulator: MSVDERREQLVALGLAAFSAQPYDEVSLDEIARAAGVSRALIFHYFPTKRDFYIATMQAAASEFLAATVEEAGTPLERLNLGLEGHFRYVEEHASGYSALLRGGIGSDPEILKIVELTRTHILKVILAELPQGVRETPVMRSALRGWIGFVEAIALDWIDHRDVSSAELKAVALKTLANLLGEHAARFL; this comes from the coding sequence ATGAGCGTCGACGAGCGGCGCGAGCAGCTCGTGGCATTGGGCCTCGCGGCCTTTTCGGCGCAGCCCTACGACGAGGTTTCCCTCGACGAAATTGCGCGCGCCGCCGGCGTTTCACGCGCGCTCATTTTTCATTACTTCCCCACGAAGCGCGACTTCTACATCGCCACGATGCAGGCCGCCGCATCCGAGTTTCTCGCGGCCACGGTGGAGGAGGCGGGGACGCCGCTCGAGCGGTTGAATCTCGGACTCGAGGGACACTTCCGCTACGTCGAGGAGCACGCGTCCGGGTATTCGGCGCTCCTGCGCGGCGGCATCGGCAGCGATCCCGAGATTTTGAAGATCGTCGAGCTGACGCGCACGCACATCCTCAAGGTGATCCTCGCGGAGCTCCCCCAGGGCGTGCGCGAGACCCCGGTGATGCGCTCCGCCCTCCGCGGTTGGATCGGGTTCGTCGAGGCCATCGCCCTCGACTGGATCGATCACCGCGACGTCTCGAGCGCCGAGCTGAAAGCCGTCGCCTTGAAGACCCTCGCCAACCTCCTCGGCGAGCACGCGGCGCGGTTTTTGTGA
- a CDS encoding NAD(P)/FAD-dependent oxidoreductase, with protein MSTDRTLVDMGQHVTVAIIGTGFSGLCMAIKLKEAGIDDFVLLERAGAIGGTWRDNTYPGCACDVPSHLYSLSFEPSASWSRAYAPQSEIRAYLERCFDKYHVRPHVRFHAKVVSAEFEDERWRIRIEGGEDLTADILVSGVGGLSNPAYPKLRGRERFRGEQFHSALWNHDYDLTGKRVAVIGTGASAIQFIPEIQPKVGQLTLFQRTAPWIIRRDDRAFHPVEKFLFEKVPAVRWLYRQKIYWQHEWRAFGFTIYPPMLKAAALMGKANIRRSIKNPELRKKVTPNYTPGCKRILKSDDYYQSLDKPNVEVLTTGIAEVKEHSIVTDDGREVPVDAIIYGTGFAVHEYIGPVQIRGRDGADLATAWKDGAEAYLGTTISGFPNLFMLTGPNTGLGHNSMVYMIESQVHYVMECIKLMRERSLSFVDVREDLQKQYNESLQNRLKGSVWSTGCASWYLNEQGKNTTLWPSFTFAFRARTRRFVPADYELGKSKLHIVKPKPKERATAKLNGRANPA; from the coding sequence ATGTCAACAGACCGTACACTCGTGGACATGGGTCAGCATGTCACCGTTGCAATCATTGGCACTGGTTTTTCGGGCTTGTGCATGGCCATCAAGCTCAAAGAAGCGGGGATCGACGATTTCGTGCTGCTCGAACGCGCCGGCGCCATCGGCGGAACCTGGCGCGACAACACATACCCCGGTTGCGCCTGCGATGTGCCCTCGCACTTGTACTCGCTCTCGTTCGAGCCGAGCGCCAGCTGGTCGCGTGCTTACGCCCCGCAGTCGGAGATCCGCGCCTACCTCGAGCGATGCTTCGATAAGTACCACGTCCGTCCGCACGTTCGTTTCCACGCCAAGGTCGTGAGCGCCGAGTTCGAAGACGAGCGGTGGCGCATCCGAATCGAGGGCGGCGAAGACCTCACCGCCGACATCCTCGTGAGCGGCGTCGGTGGGCTCAGCAACCCGGCATACCCCAAACTGCGCGGGCGGGAGCGCTTCCGCGGCGAACAGTTCCACTCCGCCCTGTGGAATCACGACTACGACTTGACCGGCAAGCGCGTCGCGGTCATCGGCACCGGCGCCAGCGCCATCCAGTTCATTCCGGAGATCCAGCCCAAGGTCGGCCAGCTCACGCTCTTCCAGCGGACCGCGCCCTGGATCATCCGCCGGGACGATCGAGCGTTTCATCCGGTGGAGAAGTTCCTCTTCGAGAAGGTGCCGGCCGTCCGCTGGCTCTATCGCCAAAAGATTTACTGGCAGCACGAGTGGCGCGCCTTCGGCTTCACCATCTACCCGCCGATGTTGAAAGCCGCGGCGCTCATGGGCAAGGCGAACATTCGCCGCAGCATCAAGAACCCGGAGTTGCGCAAGAAGGTCACCCCCAACTACACCCCTGGTTGCAAGCGCATTCTCAAGTCGGACGATTACTACCAGTCGCTCGACAAGCCAAACGTCGAGGTGCTCACCACCGGCATCGCCGAGGTGAAGGAGCACTCCATCGTTACCGACGACGGCCGCGAAGTCCCGGTGGACGCCATCATCTACGGCACCGGATTCGCCGTCCACGAGTACATCGGCCCGGTCCAAATCCGCGGGCGCGACGGTGCCGACCTGGCCACCGCCTGGAAAGATGGAGCGGAAGCTTACTTGGGCACCACCATTTCAGGCTTCCCCAATTTATTCATGCTGACGGGGCCCAATACCGGCTTGGGCCACAACTCGATGGTCTATATGATCGAGTCCCAGGTGCACTACGTCATGGAGTGCATCAAACTGATGCGAGAGCGCTCTCTTTCCTTCGTCGACGTTCGTGAAGATTTGCAGAAGCAATACAACGAGAGCCTCCAGAATCGACTCAAGGGATCCGTCTGGAGCACGGGATGCGCAAGCTGGTACCTGAACGAGCAGGGCAAAAATACGACTCTCTGGCCGAGTTTCACCTTCGCGTTCCGCGCCCGCACCCGCCGCTTCGTGCCCGCCGATTACGAGCTCGGCAAGAGCAAGCTGCACATCGTCAAACCGAAGCCGAAAGAGCGGGCCACCGCCAAGTTGAACGGGCGGGCCAATCCCGCTTAA
- a CDS encoding serine protease, which yields MDQRTTFVRSASLVVSLLAMMSVGCAAESDASDARSDTDSEIGATSQAVVGGTRAAKGEFPWMVRLSMGCGGALYTNQIVLTAAHCVGGTGNNTSITATVGVIDLQDTSATKIKSKYVYRSPTYNTATGGDWALIKLQSPVPNAVTLPIATTTAYDSGTFGVAGWGAASEGGSQQRYLLKASVPFISDSQCASAGGSYSDLIPSAEICAGNWDKGGIDTCQGDSGGPMFNKDENGNWVEIGIVSWGEGCARAKAPGVYTQVSTFAAKIAEAATSIANK from the coding sequence ATGGATCAACGAACGACTTTCGTCCGCAGCGCTTCTCTCGTTGTTTCGCTCCTCGCGATGATGAGTGTGGGGTGCGCCGCGGAATCCGATGCATCCGATGCAAGGAGCGACACGGATTCGGAGATCGGAGCGACCTCGCAAGCCGTGGTCGGTGGAACGCGGGCCGCCAAAGGAGAGTTTCCCTGGATGGTGCGCCTGTCGATGGGATGTGGTGGCGCGCTCTACACGAATCAAATCGTGCTGACGGCGGCGCACTGCGTCGGTGGTACGGGCAACAACACCAGCATCACCGCGACGGTCGGCGTCATCGATTTGCAAGATACGTCGGCCACGAAGATCAAGTCGAAGTACGTCTACCGGTCGCCAACCTACAATACGGCGACGGGCGGCGACTGGGCCCTCATCAAGTTGCAATCCCCCGTTCCCAACGCGGTGACCTTGCCCATCGCCACCACGACGGCCTACGACAGCGGCACGTTCGGGGTCGCCGGATGGGGCGCGGCGAGCGAGGGTGGCAGCCAGCAGCGCTATCTGCTCAAGGCCTCGGTTCCCTTCATCAGCGATTCGCAATGCGCATCGGCGGGAGGGAGCTACTCCGATTTGATCCCCAGCGCCGAAATCTGCGCCGGCAACTGGGACAAGGGCGGCATCGACACCTGCCAAGGTGATTCCGGCGGCCCGATGTTCAACAAGGACGAAAACGGCAACTGGGTCGAAATCGGCATCGTGAGCTGGGGCGAAGGCTGCGCCCGCGCCAAAGCGCCCGGCGTCTACACGCAAGTGAGCACCTTCGCCGCCAAAATCGCCGAAGCCGCCACCAGCATCGCCAACAAGTAA
- a CDS encoding SDR family NAD(P)-dependent oxidoreductase encodes MSLPQHPRAVVTGGGGGLGRALCIELAKRGARILVADVRKDTAEETAILARDAGARDVFAMGVDVAKSDEVEKLAAEAESRFGGTDLLVNNAGVATAGITGEVPLTDWEWIVGINLWGVVYGCHHFVPKMKERRAGHILNVASAAGLLCAPQMGPYNVTKAAVVALSETLYAELGPLDIGVTVLCPMFFKTGIIENSRLSNQQDRALGQRLLDREKLSAEDVARKALESVEKKHLYAVPMANGRWLWRMKRTAPETFHWASGGILTKVKQRFSRVTK; translated from the coding sequence ATGAGCCTTCCCCAACACCCTCGAGCGGTCGTCACAGGCGGCGGCGGCGGCCTCGGTCGCGCGCTCTGCATCGAATTGGCCAAGCGCGGCGCGCGCATCCTCGTCGCCGACGTGCGCAAAGACACCGCGGAAGAAACCGCGATTTTGGCCCGCGATGCCGGCGCCCGGGACGTCTTCGCCATGGGCGTCGACGTCGCCAAGTCCGACGAGGTCGAGAAGCTCGCGGCCGAAGCCGAATCGCGCTTTGGCGGAACCGACTTGCTCGTGAACAACGCCGGCGTCGCCACCGCCGGCATCACCGGCGAAGTGCCGCTCACCGATTGGGAGTGGATCGTGGGCATCAATTTGTGGGGCGTCGTCTACGGCTGCCACCACTTCGTGCCGAAGATGAAAGAGCGCCGCGCCGGCCACATTCTCAACGTCGCCTCCGCCGCGGGGCTCCTCTGCGCACCGCAAATGGGCCCGTACAACGTGACCAAGGCCGCGGTGGTCGCCCTCTCCGAGACGCTCTACGCCGAGCTCGGGCCGCTCGATATCGGCGTCACCGTGCTCTGTCCGATGTTCTTCAAGACCGGCATCATCGAGAATTCACGCCTCTCGAATCAGCAAGATCGCGCCCTCGGCCAACGCCTCCTCGACCGCGAAAAGCTCAGCGCCGAAGACGTCGCGCGCAAGGCCCTCGAGTCCGTCGAAAAGAAGCACCTCTACGCCGTGCCCATGGCCAACGGCCGCTGGCTCTGGCGCATGAAGCGCACCGCCCCGGAGACCTTCCACTGGGCCTCGGGCGGTATCCTCACCAAGGTGAAACAGCGCTTCTCCCGCGTCACCAAGTAG
- a CDS encoding tetratricopeptide repeat protein — MALHPCHRWPLALLLTTSVLWFACSKKETTSTVTDHPPQEPKASAEPPPPAVPPPPEPVRPRIAFVGQKRCAECHAKENTAFSHDWHARALSRATPSYVVGRFGNLHFKGSSSEAWMLREKNYQVRTTGADGALTSFSVDWVLGGKRMQDPVTVFPDGRWQVLPVYYHVTGKGEWVDYTENKQGSLSPDHPFFWANFRRMANRECLDCHVTGMDARYERASHQWRTEMADPGVTCESCHGPGGKHAESLDPDDIVRPHKVSPETALGICAQCHGPRNPLYPVLDAEHHFVAGQAYEEHFQPLGYVDGKQHSGDFFADGRPKTSSFEYQALLQSRCHSKGKATCLTCHTAPHEKHDADEMKIPSAAVAKDAPSKTDASACKGCHENIFASAKAHSHHTAPAAQSCVACHMPKVVAGVLDTFADHSIDVPAPENTTKHGIPNACNACHQHEKETPEAMASAIASWWPQASTRTQRRVRIADAFDENTKAQSLAALKAVMADDTEAAIVRGAAAQLLAERFPKEAHAIVPLLRATDPLLRTRAVQALGMAETKNSADDVARLSRDPSPFVREASALVLAQFGDGRAESNLRALTSAAPANALPRPHAILGFALSKRGQLDDAIKELERAVDIQPYFVDALVVLADLYAKQNRLDQTRARLEEALRFDAQNPAVKQRLRVLSGGAP, encoded by the coding sequence ATGGCGCTCCACCCGTGTCACAGATGGCCTTTGGCGCTTCTGCTCACCACGTCGGTCCTCTGGTTTGCGTGCTCCAAGAAGGAGACGACGTCGACGGTGACGGACCATCCTCCGCAAGAGCCGAAGGCCTCCGCGGAGCCGCCTCCGCCCGCGGTGCCCCCTCCCCCGGAGCCTGTGCGGCCAAGGATCGCCTTCGTCGGCCAAAAGCGTTGCGCCGAGTGCCACGCCAAAGAGAACACCGCCTTTTCGCACGACTGGCATGCGCGCGCCCTTTCGCGCGCCACGCCTTCGTACGTGGTCGGCCGCTTTGGCAACTTGCATTTCAAAGGCAGCTCCAGCGAGGCGTGGATGCTTCGCGAAAAGAATTATCAAGTACGAACCACCGGCGCGGACGGCGCGCTCACCAGCTTTTCCGTCGATTGGGTGCTCGGCGGAAAGCGCATGCAAGACCCCGTCACCGTTTTCCCCGATGGGCGATGGCAGGTGCTGCCGGTTTATTACCACGTGACCGGCAAGGGCGAATGGGTCGACTACACTGAGAACAAACAGGGGTCTCTCTCACCGGATCACCCCTTTTTCTGGGCCAATTTCCGCCGCATGGCCAATCGCGAATGCCTCGATTGCCACGTCACCGGCATGGATGCCCGCTACGAGCGCGCCTCACACCAATGGCGCACCGAGATGGCCGACCCTGGGGTCACCTGCGAGAGCTGCCATGGCCCCGGAGGCAAACACGCCGAGTCGCTCGATCCCGATGACATCGTGCGCCCGCACAAGGTGTCGCCCGAGACGGCTCTGGGCATTTGTGCGCAATGCCATGGTCCGCGCAATCCGCTTTATCCCGTGCTCGATGCCGAGCACCATTTCGTCGCGGGGCAAGCTTACGAGGAGCACTTTCAGCCGCTCGGGTACGTCGATGGAAAGCAGCATTCGGGCGACTTCTTCGCCGATGGGCGCCCCAAGACGTCGAGCTTCGAGTACCAGGCGCTCCTTCAATCGCGCTGCCACTCCAAGGGCAAGGCCACCTGCCTCACCTGCCATACGGCTCCGCATGAAAAGCACGACGCCGATGAAATGAAAATCCCCAGCGCCGCCGTCGCGAAGGATGCTCCCTCGAAGACCGATGCGAGCGCGTGCAAAGGTTGCCACGAGAACATTTTTGCATCGGCCAAAGCCCATTCGCACCACACGGCACCGGCGGCGCAGAGTTGCGTCGCGTGCCACATGCCCAAGGTCGTCGCGGGTGTGCTCGACACCTTCGCGGATCATTCCATCGACGTGCCCGCGCCGGAGAACACGACGAAACACGGTATTCCCAACGCGTGCAACGCCTGCCATCAGCACGAGAAGGAAACGCCGGAGGCCATGGCCAGCGCCATCGCCTCGTGGTGGCCGCAGGCCTCCACACGCACGCAGCGGCGCGTTCGCATTGCCGACGCCTTCGACGAGAACACCAAGGCCCAGAGCCTCGCCGCGCTCAAGGCCGTGATGGCCGACGACACCGAAGCGGCCATCGTGCGCGGCGCCGCGGCACAGCTTCTCGCCGAGCGGTTTCCGAAAGAGGCCCACGCCATCGTGCCGCTCTTGCGCGCGACCGATCCGCTCTTGCGCACGCGTGCGGTGCAGGCGCTCGGCATGGCCGAGACGAAGAACTCCGCCGACGACGTGGCGCGCCTCTCGCGCGATCCATCGCCCTTCGTGCGCGAGGCCAGCGCCCTGGTGCTCGCGCAGTTCGGCGACGGGCGCGCGGAGTCGAACCTGCGCGCGCTCACCAGCGCCGCACCGGCGAACGCGTTGCCGCGTCCACACGCCATCCTGGGATTTGCGCTGTCGAAACGCGGTCAACTCGACGACGCGATCAAAGAGTTGGAACGCGCGGTGGACATTCAACCGTACTTCGTCGACGCGCTCGTGGTGCTCGCCGATCTCTACGCGAAGCAAAACCGACTCGACCAGACACGCGCACGCCTCGAGGAAGCGCTTCGGTTCGACGCGCAAAATCCCGCAGTAAAACAGCGGCTTCGCGTGCTGTCAGGCGGGGCTCCCTGA
- a CDS encoding metallophosphoesterase: MHEPGPTQQVASAAASTHAAPANAAPKPLSARITRETPARIVAIGDLHGDLDKARRVLRLAGAIDANDVWIGGKLTIVQTGDEIDRGDDDRKILDLVEKLKGDAKKTGGEFIALVGNHELMNAVFDFRYVTPGAFRAFADVTAGDPNTAAFLSQLDPSARGRAAAFAPGGRYAAMLADRPLFVKVGDSVFVHGGILPKHVAYGLDKMNDEVSAWLLAKKERPPQVVVADDGPVWTRAYSTPGEERCTTLEEALQGIGAKRMIMGHTVQNGGITEACSRKAWRIDVGLSHYYGGPVQALEIKGDTITPLKEPG; the protein is encoded by the coding sequence GTGCACGAGCCGGGGCCGACGCAGCAGGTCGCATCGGCCGCCGCATCGACCCACGCCGCCCCGGCGAACGCGGCGCCGAAACCGCTTTCGGCCCGCATCACGCGGGAGACGCCGGCGCGCATCGTGGCCATTGGCGATCTCCACGGCGACTTGGACAAGGCGCGTCGCGTGCTGCGCCTTGCCGGTGCCATCGATGCGAACGACGTGTGGATCGGCGGAAAGCTGACCATCGTTCAAACCGGTGACGAGATCGACCGCGGGGACGACGACCGAAAGATCCTCGACTTGGTCGAGAAGCTCAAAGGCGATGCGAAGAAGACCGGGGGCGAATTCATCGCGCTGGTGGGCAATCACGAGCTCATGAACGCGGTGTTCGATTTCCGCTACGTCACCCCGGGCGCGTTTCGCGCGTTCGCCGACGTCACGGCGGGCGATCCGAACACGGCGGCCTTCCTCTCGCAGCTCGATCCGAGTGCGCGCGGACGTGCCGCGGCGTTTGCCCCCGGCGGGCGCTACGCGGCCATGCTCGCGGACCGCCCGCTATTCGTGAAGGTCGGCGACAGCGTGTTCGTGCACGGCGGCATCCTGCCGAAGCACGTGGCTTACGGGCTCGACAAGATGAACGACGAAGTGAGCGCGTGGCTTCTGGCGAAGAAAGAACGCCCACCGCAAGTGGTGGTCGCCGACGACGGGCCGGTGTGGACGCGCGCGTACTCCACGCCCGGCGAAGAGCGATGCACCACCCTGGAGGAAGCCCTCCAGGGTATCGGCGCCAAGCGGATGATCATGGGCCACACCGTCCAGAACGGCGGCATCACCGAAGCGTGCAGCCGCAAAGCGTGGCGCATCGATGTGGGGCTATCGCACTATTACGGAGGGCCGGTCCAGGCCCTCGAGATCAAGGGCGATACGATCACGCCTCTCAAGGAACCAGGTTGA